Genomic segment of Capra hircus breed San Clemente chromosome 13, ASM170441v1, whole genome shotgun sequence:
AGCTGCAGTATGAGTTTGTCCGAGGGGCTGTGGGAAGCAGGGCTGACACCCCACTGCCGCCATCCCTCCCACCGCCTTTGGGGAAGAAAGGACCTTTAGATGGGCTAAAAGCTTTAATCCAGGCTTGCCCTACCCACCCCCCGACCAGCACCAAAGTGGAGGGCAGAACACCAAATGTCAGGAAGGCAGAAGGTGGGGCTGCGAGCTAACACGGGGGCACCCAGGCCCCTGCGGGGGACCAAGGCCAGAAGCCTCAGCAGGGATGGGTCTCCGCGGGGTGTGTGAGCCAGACAAACGCTTGTGTTCTCATGTTGTCATACCTGAATTTCTCACCCCGTTGTGAACATCCGCACAGGGCTGGGGTTTTCCAAGGATGTCGGAAACTAGGCCTGGAGCCCTTGCTCTCCAGCCGTGGCCTCCTGCCCAGGGTCTGGCCTCATTCGGGCCATGACGTCCATGAGGGCTGCCCTCTGGTGGGAGGCTCTaacctggggcggggggtggattTTCCCCCAAATGGAAAGCAGGGGACCAAGCGGGGACCAGAGTACCCTGGAAACATCTTTGGGGAAGGGAAGGCAAAAAAGGATAAATTACAGTGGGAGGGGCCTCCAAACATCCTTTCCGCCAGGAAAACACAGCTGCCTAAGCCCTCACCTTGGGGGAGGATCAGAAGGAATAAAGAGTGCTCTCGCCGAGTCCTTGTGTTTCCATTCTGTCCTGAAGGAGCCAGGGGGCGGGCGGTGGAAACCTCTAGCCCTCGGTTCAGAAACAGTATCCATGAAGCTGCCAGGTAGGAGGACCATGCCAACGGGCACCGCCTTCCTGAAGAAACTGAGCCCAGATGGCcgagaagagaagccaaagggacAGGGTGGCCAGAAGCCTCCGCAAGCCTGGAGCTGTCGTCTCTGAGCCAAGGGAGCCGCAGAGACTGTGGTCTGAGTAGGGACCTGGAGGTCTGTGCGCAGCTGTCGGCCGGGGCGTCTGCAGAACACTTTGCAGACTAGATGCTGAGGTCTCTTAGAGCCACCCCGGCCTCAAGACATGAAGTACCAGACTTGACCGTGATCCCAAATCGTCCAGCTGGTATAACACCTAGGgtgggttttggtatcaggacAGTCAGGTGAAGCTGGACCAAGACTGTTCCTTCAAACCCTTCCGAAACGGCATCCACGCTGGCCAGGGGAGGCTGGGAGACACTGCTGGGCAAGGCTGGGCTCTGGTGTGGGGGGGGAAGTGGCAGGGAGGGTCTGCTCCCAGGGTTGGTGGGATCTGAGGGGGTTTGGGTCCCGACCAGCCCACCTAATTGGCCTGCCCTGGCCGCACCCGCTCAGCCAGCTGGGCACGGCAGGCCAGCAGGTCATCCCGGAGGCGGGCGATGTCCTTGGCGTGCTGGGCCAGCGTGCGATTCAGCTGGTCCACATGGTCCCACAGGCCCTCCCTGGGCCCCGACGACTCGGCTGGCAAGCTGTCCAGGCCCGCAGCCAGTAGGCCCAGCCTCCTGCAGGCACCTTCCACTTGGGCCACCCTCTGATCGAAGTGTCCCACCGCGTGCCGGAGCTCCTGGGCTGTGTCCTGGCAGCGGCTCAGCCCGCCAGCCACCTCGGCCATGCTGGCCCTGAGCTGCTCCAGCTCCCCCCGCAGGCTCAGGACCTGCCTGTGATCGGCCCGAAGCCGCGAGCCTTGGCTGCTGACCTGCTCCTGGATGGCATGGACCTCGGCCTCCACCTTGCGTTCCCGCTCGTCCAGGGACGTGTTGGCGGCCAAGAAGGCATCGGAATACTGGCTGACGGAGTCGCTGAGGCCCGTGAGCGACTTGCTCACAGAGTTCAGGTTGACCTTGAGCAGGGTGATCTCGCCTTGGAGAGAGCTGCCCGTCGCTTCCGCCAGCTGCCCCTGGACCTCGGCCACGGTGCCATTGAGCTGCTGGAGCAGGACTGCGTGGCTGGCCACCTGGCGCAGGAGGGCCTCGCTCCGGCTCTGCCAGGCCTTCACCTCGGCCCCGAGCTTGTCCAGGACGGCAGAGGTGGTGCCGGGGGTACACGAGGTCTCCAGCGAAACCAGCCTCTGCTCCAGCACGGCCAGCTCCGTCTGCACGAGGGGCCGAGCTGGCCTGCCTGGAGGGGCGCGGTCGTGGCTCGGCTCCCCAGCCAGCGTCACCAGGCGTTCCTCCAGCCTCTGCACACGCTCTTCCAGCGTGGTGTGGAAGCCGCGTGCgccccagcccccttcctccgTCCCCAGACAGCAGCCCTGGGCTCCACCCCCTGTCCCGTTGGCGGTCTCCACGCCCTCCAACAGCCCATCCATGCCCTCCTCGAGCATGGCGGCAGACAGCCGCGTGAGGTCATCCCCATCGGGGGCGCCGCGGCCCCGGTGGGCCTCGATCACGGCCTGCAGGTTCCTCTCGAGGCTGTCCACGCGGGCCCTGATGAAGGCCAGCTGCCCGCAGCAGCTGCCCCCGCCAGCCACACTCAGGCCCTGCAGCCGGGTACCCAGCTGTGAGAGTTCCCGGCGCAGGGCCAGCTCTCGGCCATCAAGGCTCTGGTGCAGCCTCTGGTTGGCCGCCTGGCCCTCCTCACACTGCTGACGCACCTCCTGCACGTGCAGGTCACACGTGCTCTGGACGCCCTGCAGCTTCTGCTCGAAGCCGTCCAGCAGGCTGCCCCAGAGCCGGTGCAGCCGTCGGTCCACATACTCATCCAGCAGCGCCAGGGAGGTGAGGGGGGACGGGGGTGCCTCCCGCAGCTGCTGCAGGTGAGCCTCGTGGCCGAGGGCCAGCCCATGCACCTTGTCCAGCAGCTGCACCTTGGTCCGGAGTGTGTTGCTCACTTCAGTCACTTTGCTTAGGATCTCATCCAGGGGCGGGCTGAGCGGTTTTCCAGCTCTGTCTTGGGGGCTCACAAAGCCCTCAGGGATGACCCCAAAGCCCACAGGGGTGGCAGGAGCCCTGGGTCCACCAGTCATCCTACTGGGGTCGTCATGCCTGGCCACGAGGCCGCTGAGGGTACCATATGCTTGTGCCAGGCGCTGGACGTCACCCTCCAGGCGTTCCAGCCGTTCACCAAACAGCCCTGGGCCTTTCCTTCCTGGGAAAGAGGAGGCGAGAACCCCAGGAGTATCACTGGCCTGGCTCACTCAGCTTGTCCTATGGCCCAGACGCCGAGAGATTTTCTGTTCTAAGCTGACCTTGCTGGGCATGGCCCCCTCCCCAGCTGTGGCAGCTCTGGGGGGCTCGCCCTCACGCCCAGAGTGAGATGCACCCTCCCCAGCCCGGCTCAGGCTCCACTGGCCTGGGTCAGTCCCCAGAAGCCTGATCACCTTGGTGGGGGTCTCCGTGGGCAGACTCACCATGGGGGCTTGGGGCCACTCTGCTGGAAGGAAGGGGCCTGGGGCCCAAGCCCACCTGCCCCGAGGGACTCTGGGTCTCAGGCTCCGGCTGAGGTGGTGTGGCCCCGTGGTCTGTGAGGTGCTCGGGACAGCCTTCTCCAGCGAGGCCAGGGCAACAACGCCAGGCGAGGTCCGTCACCGTCTTGTAGCCCACCTTGTATCTGGGTCTGAGCACCGAGCGGTACCTGGGCCAGGGGCGGGAGAGGGCAGAGCACTGTGTCTGTGGGCAGGGGATCCTGCCCCCTGCTAGGACCCAGGGCTGCTCTCAAGACACTGGCAGAAGGGCTGGACGTCTCCCAGCTTCACTCCCCTGCCAGGATCTCCCCCTTGTCTGTGCTAACAAGGCAAAGGGGTGGCAGCAGGCCTTCCAGAGGCTCCGAGATGCCTTAGGGAAGGGGCAGGTCAAAGCCCCACCCCACGCTGTTTTGCTGGGGCCAAAGACTAGTGGGAATTTAGCCCCCAGACTCCCCAGACCACTTGGAACCCCTCTGGCTCACCCTGCCATCGGAAATTCCAACTCTAGCTTTGGCAGCACCATGAAAACTTCTGACAAAACCCAGCCTCTCCCCTCTGGGTAGGTGAGAGGCAGGGCAGAGAAGCTGAGGCAGACAGCCTCACACTGCCTGGGGGCCACTCCCTACCTGGGGGGCCTCTtacttccttcctctcccccctGGCCTGCTCAGAGAATTAGGCTCTGGCCCCGGAGGCTGGCGGAAGGGCACCTCTGATGCTGAGCAAAGCAGAGAGGCCCAGGGATGCAGGGGAGTGCTCCCCATGGGGACTCTCTCCTGTTTACCCACTGATACACGGGAGCAAACAGGTCTGTTTTCAGACACACGTTTGAATATCTCCAAGTACAGACCTGTGTGTCACACCTGTGTGCAGCACGTCCTCGGCCCACCCATCTGGCTGAAGCCCCAGATCTTGGGCTCCCAGCCTCTTACCCTTGGCCTGCCTTCTCCATGGTCAGCACCACCTTCCCTGGGTCTGCCCAGGGGCCCCCTCTGGAATCGGCCATTGCCAGTGTGACTCTCTGCTCtcctctgtccccaccccccTCTGCCTTGTGCTGCTGCTCTGCTGGGACCCTCTGTGAGCTCCAGCCTGAGCCTGCCCTGTTCTCCGCCCATGTGAGCTCAGGGGAAGGCCCTTTGGAGTCCCAGGAGTAGAAGCCCTGGTGGAGCTGGCTGCTACCCTCCGCTGAAGGCAGGCCTGGAGCTTGTGCCCTGGGATCCTgagtgggtgggatgggggtgcaCTCACGTGACTGTCCCAGGGCACTTGGGCCCCCAGCCACACTGCCGGTATTCAGCCTTTAGGTAGCTCTCTGCTCCCTCCTGTAGGACGCAGGTCACATTCCTGTGCACGATGTAGGCACAGAGGGCCCTGCAGGGGAAAAGGGCATCCTTGGAATACCTGGCCTGTGCCAGGCCCCCTGAGgctgctcctcctcccctccctcactgCGGGCCTTAGCAAGAGACCAGACTCtcatctctctgcctcttttttttcctgtcccacCGAGCACCTTGGAGGATcgtagttccccgaccagggatcaaacctgggccaggGCAGTGAgagcaccgagtcctaaccactggaccaccagggaattcccttctgTGCCCCTCCTTGTTCCTGGGATCCAGGGCCCTGGTCTTGGGTCCAGCCCCACTGCTGGTTTCTCCGATCCCAGCCTCCCCATGGGATTGGTCACTGGGCTATGTAAGTACAATATTGAACCAGGCGCCCGGTGCAGCCACCCTCCTGGCCCGGGGAAGAGGCCCACCCTGGGTTTCCCatgccaccctccccaccccactccaattCCTTCACTGGCTCTTTGCTCCTTATCATGGCACTGAAGCTTCTGAGGTCCCAATTTGGTGCCTTTGAGACCGCACTTCGCACCTTTCCTCCCCTGACTGACTCCTGGGGAAATACATCCCACCTTGGAGTTTTCCCGCCCCTACCTTAGCTCCTGGTTCCCTGCTCTCAGATCACTTTTCgtaccacctcctccaggaagccggCACTGATGCGTCCAGGCCTACCGAGTGTCAGCCATGGGCTGGCTGGCTCTGCTCCTCCTATAATATCGCTCAGACTCAGCGGGAGCTCACATTCAGCTAGCCCCTAACTCACCTGAAACTACTCAAGACCAGACGCTGTGGCAGGGGAGGCCGCTGCCTGGCAGACGCCAACTACCTGCGGACTGGACCCCATAGAGCTCTGGAGCCACAGCGCAGCCCCAGGACCCAGAGGCCCCCTGACCAGCTCTGCGGCCCAGCCACATGGGGGCTCCTCAAGGGCTGCGCGGGTCCAGGCTGACCGCGGGAGGGGGCGAGCCGCAGGGCGCACAGCTCCATCTCCTACCTGGCCGGGCAGCGGGAGAGAGAAGATGCCCCGGCGCGGGATGGGGGTGGCCCCGCGTGCTCCGCGCGCTCGGACCGTCCGCCCTCCCTCCGCTCCCTCCACCTGGTCCGCTGCTCCCGGAGTCTGCACACAGCGCAGCTGGAAAATGTTACTTCGCTGGAAAGGTTTCCGCGGGCACTGCCAGGACCCCAGCCGCCGCGCCAGGCCCCCTCGGCTTACTTTCCTTCACCAGCCCCGCAGCCCCCCGGAGCGTGGGGCGCCCGGCCGGGCGGGGGCTCGCCCTGGGGTGCCCGGCGCCCCCGCGCGCGCGGCCCGGGGCAGGTGGGAGCGCCTCCCGGGGCCCAGCCCTCCCGCTTCCCGCCCGCGGCGCGGCCCGCGCTTACTTGTGCGGCCCCGGGCGCAGCCGCGGGCGCCATCCCGTCGTGTAGAGGCTGTAACGGGAAGCACCGGGCGGCGCGGGCCGCGTGAGGAGCGGGGTGCCCTTGGCCTGCGCCCCTGAGAGCAGCGCCGCCACTGCGCACAGCCAGACCGGCAGGCGGCGGCGGCCCATCGCGGCCCCCGGGGTCTCCACCTGGCCCCGCGCGGGGCCCCCGCCGGGTGTCCGCCCGCCGCCCAGCCGCTCGCCCGTCCGGGTCTCGCCGCTGGTCGCGGCCCCCGGAGCTCGCTGGCCCGGGCGCCTGGCGCTTCGAGGCGGCTGCGTCCCGCCGAGTGGCCGGCGCTGCTCGCGCCTGGGGCCGCCGAGGGGAGGCGGGAGGCGGGCTCTGTGCGGATTAGCATAAACTTGGGGCCGCGTCGCTCTCCTCCGCCGGCCCCCTCTCCGCCGCCAGCCCCCCGCCCCAGCTCCCGGCTGACGGCCGCGAGCGAGAGGTTAAGCAGGGAGCAGCCCCGCGGTGGCAGGGGCGCAGGTCGTCGACGCCCCGGGGGAACCCCCCCAAACACACCCATCTGCCACCGTCGTCGTCCGCGTGCACCCGGTGGCGGTGAGAAGTCGAGCCAGACCCCTGGGACCGGCCTGGGCACGGGGCTAAAAGCCGTCCACCCGCGGAACACACTCGTCTTCAAAGCCAGGGCTCTAAAGCCGAGATGACCGTGTTTGGGAAGGCGCCAGCAACACCTCTGTAGCCACCTCCTTGGAATACGCCCCAGATTGTCCCTGTTCGCTTTCTCTGCCTCCCTGAAGCCTCATTGTCCCGAGGTGCCCAGGACATCTGATATCTCTGCTGACCCCTCCCCAGGCATCTTAAGCCCTCTCTGCTCGCAACCCAGCCCGGTGGTCAGGCTGTCCTGCTCCTTTCCTGGTGGAGGGCTTCTTATCTCTCAGGTCTCTGGCTGCAGGAAGTCCCCAATGCCCATCACCCCTCCAGCCCAGCTAAAGATGCTCTGCCTCTCTTTGCGCTCTTAGCCCTCTAGCCCGCAGCACTGACTCATTTCCAGTGAGGACTCAAAGAAAACCTTTAGGTCTTTCTCACAAGGAGCTGTTGTTAGGCTTCCTCCAAATTTCCCTTGTGAAATTGACTCTTGGAACTCAGGAGTTGACCTTGACAGTCATCCTCATTCGGCATCATCTTGTCGGCTTGCTAAACTGCAAGAAGCCTTTTGAGTCCTGATTCTGTCTTCCAACAGAGTGCCACTTATTCTTGGCTTTGTTTCATCCACCCAGGTGATCCTCACCATCTCTGCATTTTCCCAAGTAAAGCTGGgtgtgcaggagatgcagaactCTGAGGCACACCTGGAGAGGTGAATTCACCTTTGAGATGTGAATTCACAGCCTTTGGGAAAAGCAATGCTATCTATCAAGGATGCTGGACTAGGGCAGCTCTGAAGCCCACATGTGCGCCCCTGCCCTCTTCCAGCCATACCAGCTTGTGGGtcctgggtggggggggggagggcagcACACACCCGAGCCAGGCAGGCCAACTGTTCTCTCTCCTGGGCTTTGAGATTGAGTGAAACACAGAGGCTGAGGGCGATCCAGCTTCTGGGTAGAGGCTCTGTTTGTATCCCACAGCTGCTGTAACGATTTACCAGATGTTAAGTGTCTTCAAACAACAGAAAGTTGTCCTCCCACCATCCTAGAAGCTAGAAGTgcaaagtcaaggtgtcagcagggccgaagggaagcgtgcttTCTTACCTGCAGCTTCTGATGACTCCCGGCGTCCTTGGCCCCTTTGGCGTGTGGCTGCATCTCTCAGTGTCTGCCCTTTCCTGCGGCCTTCTCTCTGCGTCTCCGCATGGCCTTCTTTGCATGGcctttgtctctctgtgtctctaggTGCTCTTTCCTTATGAGGACACCTGTCATTGAGTTTAGTGCCCAGTCGCATCCAGTCTGACCTCTTAAAtacttacatctgcaaagaccctatttccaaataagttccCATTCTAAGCttctaaatggacatgaatttcagggTGAGGGGGATTGCTATTCATCCCACTGTGGAGTCCCTGAGGGGGAGTGACAGCACAGCCCAGGGCATCCTGTAGCCAAAGCTGGGCAGGAGTTACGGGGAAGCTGAGGCGGAGAGTTTGCAAAAGAATGGGGTGGAGTGGAGCGGCTGTGTAATCAGGTGAGCTGCCATTGTGACGGACTTCCCCATCTGCTTCCAATAACCCACCTCAACGTGAGCCCGATTCAGTGGGTTCCTGCTCCCAGCAAATGATGCCTGTCTGAGACAGCCTTTCATCCTCCACCACAAATCCACCAAAGGTGCTCCAGCCTTTAGCAAAGATATCCATGCCGCTAGGCAAGATACATAGGATCCATAATACGGTCTCGATCTTGTAGCCACTAAATGTCCACttcacagaaagtgaaagacatCTGAGTGGGAGATGAGCAGAACCCTAGTCTGGGTTCTGACCGTCTGGCAGCACTGCCTCTCTGGCTCTGGGAAAAACTTCCCCCCTCCCTGGCCTCGAAGCTGTGGTCCTTTTCCAAGGGGTCTGCCCCCTTCCtcactccctcccccagcccagatGTGGGATTCACAGCTCAGAGGGACCAGGTAGACCTTGTCTGAACTCAGAAAAGCCTTCATAACGCAGGGCTGAGAAGACAGATGGAACCCCCGCTTCCCCCTTCCCCAGGTGGCTGATATCAAACACCACGCTTCCTCTCTAACGAACTGGACCGGTTTCGGAGCCAGCACTGTGGCTGCATCCTGGAAGGCCAGGAGGACATGGGTGGGGAGATGTTCAGGGTCTTGGCTGTACCCAGCCAAGGCTGGGGTCTCCCCCGCACGTGAGGGGGCCCCTTTACATCTGCCAGACAGGAAGCCTAGGGAGGCCAGAGGCCAGGGAGGAAGGCAGACAGTCTGGTCTTGTCCGCCCCCACTCTGACTGGAGTTTCCACACCTGGGTGCAGGCGGGCGGAGGGGCCACCCAGGACAGGCTTTCTGCTGCCTGGGAAGTGCTCGGCCATATCCAGACGCACCCTGTCTACCCCAGTCCACCTCCAGACACGTGGACGGAAGCAGATTTTTGCCAACTTTCATTAGCCCCTGGTGACAGATGGGTCACCCCTTCGGAAGAATGAGGATACCATCAGGATGCCAAGATAAACCTGAAGAGAGGAACGCGTGTAGTCTTGCACTGAAGGTCCAGGGAGCCATCAAGAGCAGGCACCCCTACCAGACTCCCGCAgtttcccctccttcctccgTGGGCTCCCTGGGGCAGAAGGAAGAACCGGCTCCTGGGAGCAGAGAAGGCGAGAGAACCGATCCCAGGAAGCTGCAGCCTGACAGATGGTGTCTCTTCACACGGAGTTCCGTGGGTGCTTGGCATCCCTTGCCTGCCTCCACGCAGATCTCAGAATCTGaggcagttcctctcccctttttgGGCTCCACCACCTGCCCCAGGACATGCTCCCCACTTTTTTTATTGATGCCCCACCAAATAAGCTCCTTGAAAGCCTCATAAAGCTTTCTGGAATGTGTTGGGTTGGCTAAAAATTTCGTACGGGGTTTTCCATAAGATGCTACACAAAAACCCGAATGAATTTTGGCTAACCCCAGAGCTCCcctgaaagagacagaaataggATTGAACCCTGCTGGCTGTCTGACACAAGCTCTTCCCATCGCAGATGAGCCCCTGCCACTGGGAGAAGTGCACCCCCCCCACCTTCAACCTCCTGGCACAGCTCAGCTTCCCCACACATGCGGCACCTTTGTAGCAAGGCTGTGCCTGGGTCCAGCTCTCCCGTCAATGTAAACATCAGTGCATTCCAAGCCCAGGTGGCACTGTGATGGCACCCACACCATCAGCAGGGGTTGCCATCAAGTGCATACACGCTTCAGTGGCAAGGGTTGGGA
This window contains:
- the EMILIN3 gene encoding EMILIN-3, with product MGRRRLPVWLCAVAALLSGAQAKGTPLLTRPAPPGASRYSLYTTGWRPRLRPGPHKALCAYIVHRNVTCVLQEGAESYLKAEYRQCGWGPKCPGTVTYRSVLRPRYKVGYKTVTDLAWRCCPGLAGEGCPEHLTDHGATPPQPEPETQSPSGQVGLGPRPLPSSRVAPSPHGRKGPGLFGERLERLEGDVQRLAQAYGTLSGLVARHDDPSRMTGGPRAPATPVGFGVIPEGFVSPQDRAGKPLSPPLDEILSKVTEVSNTLRTKVQLLDKVHGLALGHEAHLQQLREAPPSPLTSLALLDEYVDRRLHRLWGSLLDGFEQKLQGVQSTCDLHVQEVRQQCEEGQAANQRLHQSLDGRELALRRELSQLGTRLQGLSVAGGGSCCGQLAFIRARVDSLERNLQAVIEAHRGRGAPDGDDLTRLSAAMLEEGMDGLLEGVETANGTGGGAQGCCLGTEEGGWGARGFHTTLEERVQRLEERLVTLAGEPSHDRAPPGRPARPLVQTELAVLEQRLVSLETSCTPGTTSAVLDKLGAEVKAWQSRSEALLRQVASHAVLLQQLNGTVAEVQGQLAEATGSSLQGEITLLKVNLNSVSKSLTGLSDSVSQYSDAFLAANTSLDERERKVEAEVHAIQEQVSSQGSRLRADHRQVLSLRGELEQLRASMAEVAGGLSRCQDTAQELRHAVGHFDQRVAQVEGACRRLGLLAAGLDSLPAESSGPREGLWDHVDQLNRTLAQHAKDIARLRDDLLACRAQLAERVRPGQAN